The following coding sequences are from one Geothrix sp. window:
- a CDS encoding sulfite exporter TauE/SafE family protein, producing the protein MLEHWLNHPHAAPWLVVMWIAGLLGSLGHCAGMCGPIVAAFGLSQAKHGGRTWTRHLRFQLGRISTYAILGGLIGFLGGFARLQTVQDMHACCKPEGAALIAAQAWPWQIWVKLAVGVLMVLMGLTMALGGRADSLMEFRLPAPLQKLMGKGLALGSLPYALGMLWGLIPCGLVYMMLLRTLDGGDWKMGAAGMAAFGLGNAPLLLGLGLASTRLSQAWKAVLLRVGGVLVAAMGGYILWQAVMLLRIQGQG; encoded by the coding sequence ATGCTCGAACACTGGCTGAACCATCCCCACGCCGCGCCCTGGCTGGTGGTGATGTGGATCGCGGGGCTGCTGGGTTCCCTGGGGCACTGCGCGGGCATGTGCGGCCCCATCGTGGCGGCCTTCGGGTTGTCGCAGGCCAAGCACGGCGGCCGCACCTGGACGCGGCACCTGCGCTTCCAGCTGGGCCGCATCAGCACCTACGCCATCCTCGGCGGCCTCATCGGCTTCCTGGGCGGCTTCGCCCGGCTGCAGACCGTGCAGGACATGCATGCCTGCTGCAAGCCCGAAGGCGCGGCCCTCATCGCCGCGCAAGCCTGGCCCTGGCAGATCTGGGTGAAGCTGGCCGTGGGCGTGCTCATGGTGCTCATGGGCCTGACCATGGCCCTGGGCGGGCGGGCGGATTCGCTCATGGAGTTCAGGCTGCCGGCGCCGCTGCAGAAGCTCATGGGCAAGGGCCTCGCCCTGGGCAGCCTGCCCTATGCCCTCGGAATGCTGTGGGGGCTCATCCCCTGCGGCCTCGTCTACATGATGCTGCTGCGCACCCTGGACGGCGGCGACTGGAAGATGGGCGCTGCGGGCATGGCCGCCTTCGGCCTGGGTAACGCGCCCCTGCTGCTGGGCCTGGGCCTGGCCAGCACCCGCCTCAGCCAGGCCTGGAAGGCCGTGCTGCTGCGCGTGGGCGGCGTCCTGGTGGCCGCCATGGGCGGGTACATCCTCTGGCAGGCCGTGATGCTGCTGCGGATCCAGGGGCAGGGCTAG